The proteins below come from a single Agrococcus beijingensis genomic window:
- a CDS encoding ABC transporter permease: MTGTWLLLRAALRRDRLVVLLWVLAVAGMWAAVLGGLGAAFDEQARRGLVALLSAQPALLLLRGAPAGISLGAVMFVSTYAYLAVMVAFMMTFFAVRHSRGDEDAGRAELVRGTAVGRWAPLVSTLIAGVVELAIVCGAVLAVSVALGLPAFGSLLLATALAGVGAVGMLVGLLAGQVFPTSRAANGAASIVVGVWFFVRGIGDALGDPSADLTRVEAAWPVWLSPIGWGAQTHPYADAPWEPDGTPLLLFVAAVLVLGALVAALESRRELGRSLLPERVGRPTGSARLGLSPGGAPVGLTARLLRGGLLAWLVVGAVLGTVAGRLAPVLAGALDDNPALGGIVATLGEESGGDTEGMFITAIAGIIGVIACAGAMQAVIRLRHEEQAHGELVLATTVRRIGWLASHLLLGVVTALATLAAFTLVTGASLAAAGDDRWGQLASVAVTHLPLVAVYLALAAALVAFLPSTVAWLGWVLLIGLLLVGDFAPLLGDAWAWLENISPFHWVANPLAAEPDWTGSWWLLAVAAVLLAAATARFRTRDAIV; encoded by the coding sequence GTGACCGGCACCTGGCTGCTGCTCCGGGCGGCGCTGCGGCGCGACCGGCTGGTCGTGCTGCTGTGGGTGCTGGCCGTCGCCGGCATGTGGGCGGCGGTGCTCGGCGGCCTCGGCGCCGCGTTCGACGAGCAGGCGCGGCGGGGCCTGGTCGCGCTGCTGTCGGCCCAGCCGGCGCTGCTGCTGCTGCGCGGCGCGCCCGCCGGCATCAGCCTGGGCGCGGTGATGTTCGTCTCGACCTACGCCTACCTCGCCGTGATGGTGGCGTTCATGATGACCTTCTTCGCGGTGCGCCACTCGCGCGGCGACGAGGACGCGGGCCGCGCCGAGCTGGTGCGCGGCACCGCCGTCGGCCGCTGGGCGCCGCTGGTGTCGACGCTGATCGCGGGCGTCGTCGAGCTCGCGATCGTCTGCGGCGCGGTGCTGGCGGTGTCGGTCGCGCTCGGCCTGCCCGCGTTCGGCTCGTTGCTGCTGGCGACCGCGCTCGCCGGTGTCGGCGCCGTCGGCATGCTCGTCGGGCTGCTCGCCGGGCAGGTCTTCCCGACCTCGCGGGCCGCCAACGGGGCCGCATCGATCGTCGTGGGCGTATGGTTCTTCGTGCGCGGCATCGGGGATGCCCTGGGCGATCCGAGCGCGGATCTCACGCGGGTCGAGGCGGCCTGGCCCGTCTGGCTGAGCCCGATCGGGTGGGGCGCCCAGACGCATCCGTACGCCGATGCGCCGTGGGAGCCCGACGGCACGCCGCTGCTGCTGTTCGTCGCGGCCGTGCTCGTGCTCGGGGCGCTGGTCGCGGCGCTCGAGTCGCGCCGCGAGCTCGGCCGCTCGCTGCTGCCGGAGCGCGTGGGCCGGCCGACCGGCTCGGCGCGGCTGGGCCTCAGCCCCGGCGGCGCGCCCGTGGGGCTGACGGCCCGGCTGCTGCGCGGCGGCCTGCTGGCGTGGCTGGTCGTGGGGGCGGTGCTCGGCACGGTCGCGGGCCGGCTGGCGCCGGTGCTGGCGGGCGCGCTCGACGACAACCCGGCGCTGGGGGGCATCGTCGCGACCCTCGGCGAGGAGAGCGGCGGCGACACCGAGGGCATGTTCATCACCGCGATCGCCGGCATCATCGGCGTGATCGCCTGCGCGGGGGCCATGCAGGCGGTGATCCGGCTGCGGCACGAGGAGCAGGCGCACGGCGAGCTGGTGCTCGCGACGACCGTGCGCCGCATCGGCTGGCTGGCCAGCCACCTGCTGCTCGGCGTCGTCACCGCGCTCGCGACGCTGGCGGCGTTCACCCTGGTGACGGGCGCCTCGCTGGCCGCCGCCGGCGACGACCGCTGGGGGCAGCTCGCGAGCGTCGCCGTCACGCATCTGCCGCTCGTCGCCGTCTACCTGGCCCTCGCGGCGGCGCTCGTGGCGTTCCTGCCGTCGACGGTCGCGTGGCTCGGCTGGGTGCTGCTCATCGGGCTGCTGCTCGTGGGCGACTTCGCGCCCCTGCTGGGCGACGCGTGGGCGTGGCTCGAGAACATCAGCCCCTTCCACTGGGTCGCGAACCCGCTCGCCGCAGAGCCGGACTGGACGGGCTCCTGGTGGCTGCTCGCGGTCGCCGCGGTGCTGCTGGCGGCGGCCACCGCCCGCTTCCGCACCCGCGACGCGATCGTCTGA
- a CDS encoding M13 family metallopeptidase encodes MTTLPSGLPVDDFSAEIRPQDDLFLHVHAKWLERTEIPNDKARWGAFAVLAEQAEEAVREIVIEMQQAEPGTDARKVGDLYASFLDEAAADAKGIDPIRPLLERVDAVDSVDGLLELMGDLEAIGGPGLVGVWVDTDPGDPGRYLVHLNQGGLGLPDESYYREDAFAEVRTAYLEHLQTMFGHLGDAEERAHAEATLVFALETEIATHHWDRVTSRDDEKTYNLQRPAERYPRLHTWLRAVHAPEGTFDEAVVRQPSYFDGVSAMLVDERLDEWKAWLRLGVLRSFASYLTTGISKDQFDFYGTVLTGAPEQRERWKRGVSLVEGMLGDAIGRIYVDRHFPPEAKAAMDELIAHLVDAYRASIAQLEWMGEETRGRALEKLEKFTPKIGYPVRWRDYGSLEIGADLVANVQAATRFEHDRELAKIGKPIDRDEWFMNPQTVNAYYNPGFNEIVFPAAILQPPFFDVTRDAAANFGAIGAVIGHEIGHGFDDQGSKFDGDGRLHDWWTDEDRTAFDARTSALIAQYDALEPVAAPGHKVNGALTIGENIGDLGGLGIAWKAYVASLGGAEPPELDGYTGAQRFFLSWSYAWQLKIRQEEAVRLVSMDPHSPNEHRTNQVVKNLDAFVEAFGVRPGDALWLDPEARVTIW; translated from the coding sequence ATGACGACTCTGCCCTCCGGCCTGCCCGTCGACGACTTCAGCGCCGAGATCCGCCCCCAGGACGACCTCTTCCTCCACGTGCACGCCAAGTGGCTCGAGCGCACCGAGATCCCGAACGACAAGGCTCGCTGGGGCGCCTTCGCGGTGCTGGCCGAGCAGGCCGAGGAGGCCGTGCGCGAGATCGTCATCGAGATGCAGCAGGCCGAGCCGGGCACCGACGCGCGCAAGGTCGGCGACCTCTACGCATCCTTCCTCGACGAGGCGGCGGCCGACGCCAAGGGCATCGACCCGATCCGTCCGCTGCTCGAGCGCGTCGACGCGGTCGACAGCGTCGACGGGCTGCTCGAGCTGATGGGCGACCTCGAGGCGATCGGCGGCCCGGGCCTGGTGGGCGTGTGGGTCGACACCGACCCGGGCGATCCGGGCCGCTACCTCGTGCACCTCAACCAGGGCGGGCTGGGGCTGCCCGACGAGTCGTACTACCGCGAGGATGCGTTCGCCGAGGTGCGCACGGCCTACCTCGAGCACCTGCAGACGATGTTCGGCCACCTCGGCGACGCCGAGGAGCGCGCCCACGCCGAGGCGACGCTCGTCTTCGCGCTCGAGACCGAGATCGCCACCCACCACTGGGATCGCGTGACCTCGCGCGATGACGAGAAGACCTACAACCTGCAGCGCCCCGCCGAGCGCTACCCTCGCCTGCACACCTGGCTGCGCGCCGTGCACGCGCCCGAGGGCACGTTCGACGAGGCGGTCGTGCGCCAGCCGAGCTACTTCGACGGCGTGTCGGCGATGCTCGTCGACGAGCGCCTCGACGAGTGGAAGGCGTGGCTGCGCCTGGGCGTGCTGCGCTCGTTCGCCAGCTACCTGACCACCGGCATCTCGAAGGATCAGTTCGACTTCTACGGCACGGTGCTCACCGGCGCCCCCGAGCAGCGCGAGCGCTGGAAGCGCGGCGTCTCGCTCGTCGAGGGCATGCTCGGCGACGCGATCGGCCGCATCTACGTCGACCGGCACTTCCCGCCGGAGGCGAAGGCCGCGATGGACGAGCTGATCGCGCACCTGGTCGACGCCTACCGCGCGTCGATCGCCCAGCTCGAGTGGATGGGCGAGGAGACCCGCGGGCGCGCGCTCGAGAAGCTCGAGAAGTTCACGCCCAAGATCGGCTACCCCGTGCGGTGGCGCGACTACGGCTCGCTCGAGATCGGCGCCGACCTGGTCGCCAACGTGCAGGCCGCGACCCGCTTCGAGCACGACCGCGAGCTGGCGAAGATCGGCAAGCCGATCGACCGCGACGAGTGGTTCATGAACCCGCAGACGGTCAACGCCTACTACAACCCCGGCTTCAACGAGATCGTCTTCCCGGCCGCGATCCTGCAGCCCCCGTTCTTCGACGTGACGAGGGATGCGGCTGCGAACTTCGGCGCCATCGGTGCCGTCATCGGGCACGAGATCGGGCACGGCTTCGACGACCAGGGCTCGAAGTTCGACGGCGACGGACGCCTCCACGACTGGTGGACCGACGAGGACCGCACGGCGTTCGACGCGCGCACGAGCGCGCTGATCGCGCAGTACGACGCGCTCGAGCCGGTCGCGGCCCCCGGGCACAAGGTGAACGGCGCGCTCACGATCGGCGAGAACATCGGCGACCTGGGCGGGCTCGGGATCGCCTGGAAGGCCTATGTCGCGTCCCTCGGCGGGGCGGAGCCGCCGGAGCTCGACGGGTACACGGGCGCGCAGCGGTTCTTCCTGTCGTGGTCGTACGCCTGGCAGCTGAAGATCCGTCAGGAGGAGGCCGTGCGGCTCGTCTCGATGGACCCGCACTCGCCGAACGAGCACCGCACGAACCAGGTGGTCAAGAACCTCGACGCGTTCGTCGAGGCGTTCGGCGTGCGGCCCGGCGATGCGCTCTGGCTCGACCCGGAGGCGCGCGTCACGATCTGGTGA
- a CDS encoding SDR family oxidoreductase → MILVVGGSGRLGRLVVEALSAQHEVRVLARHATTAAPPLPGRVQLVDGDVRDAAAMTAAAEGASCIVVASHGVESRERDGLESVDVLGARAVAAAATRNGCGIVLVSAVGAAPDAAQPLARTKWAAEQIVRECGAPWTIVRAAAFAQTWAMILTLSAGRSGRPSLIGPGAALHRFVDVRDVAAVVARAATDDALRGRILEVCGPDPLTPSQLAAMVQEANSWHGAPRHLPLALARVIGSGLSLFRPDLGRRLTLGIAMNESQPPDSTEGELPTWLAMRPITPETMRWPPASTSVDA, encoded by the coding sequence ATGATCCTGGTGGTGGGCGGCTCCGGTCGCCTCGGCCGGCTCGTCGTCGAAGCGCTCAGCGCCCAGCACGAGGTGCGGGTGCTCGCCCGGCACGCGACGACCGCGGCGCCGCCGCTGCCCGGTCGGGTGCAGCTGGTCGACGGCGACGTCAGGGATGCTGCGGCGATGACCGCCGCGGCCGAGGGCGCCTCGTGCATCGTGGTCGCCTCGCACGGCGTGGAGAGCAGGGAGCGCGACGGGCTCGAGTCGGTCGACGTGCTGGGCGCCCGGGCGGTCGCCGCCGCCGCGACGAGGAACGGGTGCGGCATCGTGCTCGTCTCGGCGGTCGGCGCCGCGCCTGATGCCGCGCAGCCGCTGGCGCGCACGAAGTGGGCCGCCGAGCAGATCGTCAGGGAGTGCGGAGCCCCGTGGACGATCGTGCGCGCGGCCGCGTTCGCGCAGACCTGGGCCATGATCCTGACGCTCTCCGCGGGGCGATCGGGCCGTCCGAGCCTGATCGGCCCGGGGGCGGCACTGCATCGGTTCGTCGACGTGCGCGACGTCGCCGCTGTGGTGGCGCGCGCGGCGACCGACGACGCGCTCCGAGGGCGCATCCTCGAGGTGTGCGGACCGGATCCGCTCACGCCCTCGCAGCTCGCCGCCATGGTGCAGGAGGCCAACTCGTGGCACGGGGCGCCTCGGCACCTGCCCCTGGCGCTCGCCCGCGTCATCGGGTCGGGCCTGTCGCTCTTCCGCCCGGATCTCGGGCGACGGCTCACGCTCGGCATCGCCATGAACGAGTCGCAGCCGCCCGACAGCACTGAGGGCGAGCTGCCGACCTGGCTGGCGATGCGCCCGATCACCCCGGAGACGATGCGCTGGCCGCCGGCGTCGACCAGCGTCGACGCGTGA
- a CDS encoding ArsR/SmtB family transcription factor — translation MRETVWCTPGEPALERAEAEAIAARLKAVAEPSRLRMLSMLAATDGEICVCDLADAIDVSQPTASHHAKVLVAAGLIEREQRGKWAHYRVVDGALDELGALLRSPGRA, via the coding sequence ATGCGAGAGACCGTCTGGTGCACGCCCGGAGAGCCCGCGCTCGAGCGCGCGGAGGCCGAGGCGATCGCGGCCCGCCTGAAGGCCGTCGCCGAGCCTTCGCGCCTGCGGATGCTCTCGATGCTCGCCGCCACCGACGGCGAGATCTGCGTGTGCGACCTGGCCGACGCCATCGACGTGAGCCAGCCCACCGCATCCCATCACGCCAAGGTGCTCGTCGCCGCCGGGCTCATCGAGCGCGAGCAGCGGGGCAAGTGGGCGCACTACCGGGTGGTCGACGGCGCGCTCGACGAGCTCGGGGCGCTGCTGCGCTCGCCCGGCCGCGCCTGA
- a CDS encoding TetR family transcriptional regulator produces the protein MAEQPVKRRYDAARRREGAAERRRRIVEAARQRFTAQGFALTTVAAVAAEAGVSPETIYKSFGGKAGLVRAIWQSALAGVGPEHAERRADAVAASAGTGAEIVEGWLRLALEVAPRATPVLALIRSAAEVDPEARGLLEEIEGGRAERMLHNARALADGGHLRPDLSLEAARDLLLAFSGDLYERLVLRAGWDAEDYVATMTRMMAAALLRQP, from the coding sequence GTGGCTGAGCAGCCTGTCAAGAGGCGCTATGACGCGGCGCGCCGTCGAGAGGGCGCTGCCGAGCGGCGGCGGCGGATCGTAGAGGCGGCGCGGCAGCGCTTCACGGCACAGGGCTTCGCCCTCACCACCGTCGCTGCCGTGGCGGCGGAGGCCGGCGTCTCCCCCGAGACGATCTACAAGTCGTTCGGGGGCAAGGCCGGCCTGGTCCGCGCCATCTGGCAGAGCGCCCTGGCCGGCGTCGGCCCCGAGCACGCGGAGCGGCGGGCGGATGCCGTAGCGGCGTCGGCCGGGACCGGCGCGGAGATCGTCGAGGGCTGGCTGCGCCTGGCGCTCGAGGTCGCGCCGCGGGCGACCCCCGTGCTCGCGCTCATCCGCTCCGCGGCCGAGGTCGACCCGGAGGCGCGGGGGCTGCTGGAGGAGATCGAGGGCGGCCGCGCCGAGCGGATGCTGCACAACGCACGAGCGCTGGCCGACGGCGGCCACCTGCGCCCCGACCTCAGCCTCGAGGCCGCGCGCGACCTCCTGCTGGCCTTCTCCGGCGACCTCTACGAGCGGCTGGTGCTGCGCGCCGGTTGGGATGCGGAGGACTACGTCGCCACGATGACGCGCATGATGGCGGCCGCGCTCCTCCGGCAGCCGTGA
- a CDS encoding MATE family efflux transporter: MRLRPDARDREILRLAVPALGALIAEPAFLLVDTALVGHLGAEQLAGVGIGVAALSTAVGLLIFLAYGTTPAVARLLGAGDRPAAIRAGIDGIWLAIVAGAVLVLATPLAGPVVALFGAASAVTAHAAVYLGISILGLPAMLIVLAATGLMRGLQDTRTPLVVATIGFAANAALNVLLIYGGGLGVAGSALGTVIAQWGMAAFFLWFAVREARRAGVPLGIHWGDLGRTASTGGWLFMRTLSLRVALLATTAIAAQAGTATLAATQIAFTLFSTLAFALDALAIAGQAMLGRSLGAGDVAEARAVTRRLQAWGVGFGCVVGALLLSVAWVLGGVFTSDAAVLEALPVALVLLALAQPIAGFVFVLDGVLIGAGDVRYLAWTGLLNLAVYLPLLLLALVPGVDALATIWAAFSFGYLGARAVTLGLRARSDAWMRVGRT, from the coding sequence GTGCGCCTGCGACCCGACGCCCGCGATCGCGAGATCCTGCGGCTGGCCGTGCCCGCGCTCGGCGCGCTCATCGCCGAGCCGGCGTTCCTGCTCGTCGACACGGCCCTCGTCGGGCACCTCGGCGCCGAGCAGCTCGCGGGCGTCGGCATCGGCGTCGCGGCGCTCTCGACCGCCGTCGGGCTGCTGATCTTCCTCGCCTACGGCACCACGCCGGCCGTCGCGCGGCTGCTGGGTGCCGGCGATCGTCCGGCTGCGATCCGGGCGGGCATCGACGGCATCTGGCTGGCGATCGTCGCCGGTGCGGTGCTCGTGCTGGCCACCCCGCTCGCCGGACCCGTCGTCGCCCTCTTCGGTGCCGCATCCGCCGTCACCGCGCACGCGGCCGTCTATCTCGGCATCTCGATCCTCGGGCTGCCCGCCATGCTCATCGTGCTGGCCGCGACCGGCCTCATGCGCGGCCTGCAGGACACCCGCACGCCGCTGGTCGTCGCCACCATCGGCTTCGCCGCGAACGCCGCGCTCAACGTGCTGCTGATCTACGGCGGCGGGCTCGGCGTCGCGGGCAGCGCGCTCGGCACGGTCATCGCGCAGTGGGGCATGGCCGCGTTCTTCCTGTGGTTCGCGGTGCGCGAGGCGCGGCGGGCCGGTGTGCCGCTCGGCATCCACTGGGGCGACCTCGGCCGCACCGCGTCGACCGGCGGCTGGCTGTTCATGCGCACGCTGTCGCTGCGGGTGGCGCTGCTCGCGACGACCGCCATCGCGGCGCAGGCGGGCACGGCGACGCTCGCCGCCACCCAGATCGCGTTCACCCTCTTCTCGACGCTCGCCTTCGCGCTCGACGCGCTCGCCATCGCCGGCCAGGCGATGCTGGGCAGGTCGCTCGGGGCGGGCGACGTGGCCGAGGCGCGCGCCGTGACGCGACGGCTGCAGGCATGGGGCGTGGGGTTCGGATGCGTCGTCGGGGCCCTGCTGCTCTCGGTCGCGTGGGTGCTCGGGGGCGTCTTCACGAGCGACGCGGCCGTGCTCGAGGCGCTGCCGGTCGCGCTCGTGCTGCTGGCGCTGGCGCAGCCGATCGCCGGCTTCGTCTTCGTGCTCGACGGCGTGCTGATCGGCGCGGGCGACGTGCGCTACCTGGCGTGGACGGGCCTGCTCAACCTGGCCGTCTACCTGCCGCTGCTGCTGCTGGCGCTCGTGCCGGGCGTGGATGCGCTGGCGACGATCTGGGCGGCGTTCTCGTTCGGCTACCTCGGGGCGCGGGCCGTGACGCTGGGCCTGCGTGCCCGCTCGGACGCGTGGATGCGGGTCGGGCGCACGTGA
- a CDS encoding nuclear transport factor 2 family protein, whose amino-acid sequence MNQEEPGRKRSATDVVRSLYGSVRAHDLQGIVAHFAPGYALENPARPDRSFHGADQVRRNWSTLLGSMADLALEERRLVADGSTVWSEIAIRGHLADGREQALCGVMIYRVDAGLISEGTFYLEPVVRDGLDADAAVRALAAETGR is encoded by the coding sequence ATGAACCAGGAGGAGCCGGGCCGCAAGCGCTCGGCGACAGACGTCGTGCGGAGCCTGTACGGCTCCGTGAGGGCGCACGATCTGCAGGGGATCGTCGCGCACTTCGCGCCGGGCTATGCGCTCGAGAACCCGGCGCGACCCGATCGGAGCTTCCACGGCGCAGATCAGGTGCGGCGCAACTGGTCGACGCTGCTCGGCTCGATGGCGGATCTCGCGCTGGAGGAGCGGCGGCTGGTGGCCGACGGCTCGACCGTGTGGAGCGAGATCGCCATCCGCGGACACCTCGCCGACGGCCGAGAGCAGGCGCTGTGCGGCGTCATGATCTACCGCGTCGACGCGGGGCTCATCTCGGAGGGCACCTTCTACCTCGAGCCGGTCGTGCGCGACGGGCTCGACGCGGATGCGGCAGTGCGTGCGCTCGCCGCGGAGACGGGACGATGA
- a CDS encoding phage holin family protein translates to MVERKSLGDLLAETPQLIVGLIKAEIQHLKDELSTKAAGLGAGAGVLAGAGFFAVFLFGWLLVAAFEGLNVVFPPWLSALLVSAFLLLVAGILVLVGLGLLKKNKDFSNLEAVDSIKDDVNMVRGVGYAAEGRSPLDDLPTTNGAPR, encoded by the coding sequence ATGGTGGAGCGCAAGTCGCTCGGCGATCTGCTGGCGGAGACGCCGCAGCTGATCGTCGGCCTGATCAAGGCCGAGATCCAGCATCTGAAGGACGAGCTCTCGACGAAGGCGGCCGGCCTCGGCGCCGGCGCGGGCGTGCTCGCGGGGGCAGGGTTCTTCGCGGTCTTCCTCTTCGGCTGGCTGCTCGTCGCGGCGTTCGAGGGCCTCAATGTGGTCTTCCCGCCGTGGCTCTCGGCGCTGCTGGTGTCGGCGTTCCTGCTGCTGGTCGCCGGCATCCTGGTGCTCGTCGGCCTCGGGCTGCTGAAGAAGAACAAGGACTTCTCGAACCTCGAGGCGGTCGACAGCATCAAGGACGACGTCAACATGGTGCGCGGCGTGGGCTACGCCGCCGAGGGCCGCAGCCCGCTCGACGA